The Tubulanus polymorphus chromosome 1, tnTubPoly1.2, whole genome shotgun sequence genome contains a region encoding:
- the LOC141898518 gene encoding UTP--glucose-1-phosphate uridylyltransferase-like has translation MSKNGFRKGHRRSPSEVVFKELTRRDAQNALSNELSKLIQTSADDNEKRRSIQKEFDAYEVLFSRYLLETGPSIHWDKISRLPEGSVKSYNELKVDPSNLDDIQSMLNKLVVLKLNGGLGTSMGCKGPKSLISVRNELTFLDLTVQQIETLNKQFGCDVPLVLMNSFNTDEDTQKILRKYSQLQVTIHSFNQSMYPRIHKESLLPIAKSMQDVHSNLESWYPPGHGDVYESLANSGLLQQFIADGKEFIFISNIDNLGATVDLNILNFLLKPPSGQAPEFVMEVTDKTRADVKGGTLCEYEGKLRLLEIAQVPKENVDEFKSVSKFRIFNTNNLWINLKAIDRVISEGKLILEIIVNPKTLDGGVPVIQLETAVGAGIKCFDGAVGVNVPRSRFLPVKTTSDLLIAMSNLYTIKHGALTMNPQRSFPSVPLIKLGSSFVKVREFLHRFQSIPDVLELDHLTVSGDVTFGKNVTLRGTVIIIANHGDRIDIPSGAVLENKIVSGNLRILDH, from the exons AACGGCTTCCGCAAGGGCCACAGACGAAGCCCCAGCGAAGTGGTGTTCAAAGAATTGACGCGGCGAGACGCGCAGAATGCGCTGTCGAACGAACTCTCGAAACTCATCCAAACGTCGGCCGAtgacaacgaaaaacgtcgg AGCATTCAAAAGGAGTTTGACGCGTATGAGGTTTTGTTCTCGCGCTACTTACTCGAGACTGGTCCGTCGATTCATTGGGATAAGATCAGCCGTCTGCCCGAGGGTTCG GTGAAATCATACAATGAACTGAAGGTCGACCCCTCAAATCTGGATGATATTCAAAGCATGCTAAATAAACTTGTCGTTCTGAAACTAAACGGCGGTCTCGGAACTAGTATGGGATGTAAAGGGCCGAAAAGTTTGATATCCGTACGAAACGAGCTTACCTTCCTCGATCTAACCGTGCAACAAATCGAG ACGTTGAACAAACAGTTCGGCTGCGATGTGCCATTAGTAttgatgaattcatttaatacGGACGAAGACACGCAAAAAATCTTGCGCAAATATTCCCAACTTCAAGTCACTATTCATAGCTTCAATCAAAGCAT GTATCCGAGGATACATAAAGAATCCTTGTTGCCGATCGCGAAGTCCATGCAAGACGTGCATTCAAATTTAGAAAG TTGGTATCCTCCGGGGCACGGTGATGTATACGAAAGTCTAGCAAATTCAGGACTTTTGCAGCAATTCATCGCCGATGGaaaagaattcattttcattagcaATATTGACAACTTGGGCGCAACAGTGGACTTAA ATATTCTGAATTTCTTACTCAAGCCGCCAAGTGGTCAAGCACCGGAGTTTGTTATGGAGGTCACTGATAAAACTAGAGCAGATGTCAAG GGTGGTACGCTCTGTGAATATGAAGGGAAATTGCGACTTCTAGAAATTGCTCAAGTTCCTAAAGAAAAT GTGGATGAGTTTAAAAGTGTTAGCAAGTTTAG aatattcaatacaaaCAATCTGTGGATCAATTTGAAAGCGATTGATCGTGTGATTTCGGAGGGTAAATTGATTCTTGAAATCATCGTCAATCCGAAG ACATTGGACGGTGGTGTACCAGTGATTCAGTTGGAAACTGCGGTGGGAGCCGGTATTAAGTGCTTCGACGGCGCAGTCGGTGTCAACGTGCCGAGAAGTCGATTTCTACCCGTGAAAACTACGTCGGACTTGTTGATAGCGATGAGTAACCTATACACCATCAAACACGGCGCTTTGACTATGAATCCTCAGAGATCGTTTCCGTCTGTGCCGTTGATAAAGCTCGGTTCTTCATTCGTAAAG GTTAGAGAATTCTTACACAGGTTTCAAAGTATACCCGATGTGCTCGAGTTAGACCATCTTACTGTCTCCGGCGATGTTACATTTGGCAAAAATGTCACGTTACGA GGTACTGTCATCATAATTGCGAACCATGGCGATCGGATAGATATTCCATCGGGAGCAGTTCTAGAAAATAAGATAGTATCCGGAAATCTTCGAATATTGGATCATTAA
- the LOC141913719 gene encoding uncharacterized protein LOC141913719: MDTEQRPYLKHRSTPFLSPFDRQYNAVPPPAMEQPFHSHDAKYFQPQQYAHYNAYHGDHQYSYMNCWPYPQPYPYHQTNYHGYFPHALTLYGNQFVPNKQPYVCVDKFIKVAHPKCVQPHCSCKNENCSSGHLSMKDDLKCDQEPEIVAKSPDSRDRCSPTLSSSDLQHVLDYIHDLDRADGRAVSPPLDVNLLDDLPSPVHDPLLLMDGHHHHHHHHHHRYSSNVYHDESPPMNAIGYLLRDEKSDRVSTMKLNTTISPQKLQLDSIDRKQKPIADRIRSDVLPTPPPSPVSNTGDTKRIPSVEGTLNTETASECYIRDPPIVTRNQSLVSGSKSLSDNAASVQSFGCKRNSGVDIFKNGELPSVVIRPQTSRLGVKIPVCTSLNAIEDRGSRSQVSIDDNMSCSQQDSTRPCINNVRIEPQSQHVKASYQRQSLESSTSRAMKIQPDTAKESCRRRMTAMTAAAASTLSALSRNECGSYESSSTRRAPNTALPAKAVQLMNDWYEKNLQNPYPKRETVINMAEEGNISVNQVRSWFSNKRNRSNNTRAKNHKRKFEERLSSLCHELLNPEKKAAVDSQYVVGELVDLLGKVQGRANVRD, from the exons ATGGATACGGAGCAGCGACCCTACCTGAAGCACCGATCGACGCCATTTTTGTCGCCTTTCGACCGACAATACAACGCGGTACCTCCTCCGGCGATGGAGCAACCGTTCCATTCGCATGATGCGAAATACTTCCAGCCACAACAATACGCACACTACAACGCGTATCACGGTGATCACCAGTACTCGTATATGAACTGTTGGCCTTACCCGCAGCCATACCCGTATCACCAGACAAACTATCATGGATATTTTCCGCACGCTTTAACCTTGTACGGCAATCAATTCGTGCCGAACAAACAGCCTTATGTCTGCGTGGACAAGTTCATAAAGGTCGCTCATCCGAAATGCGTGCAGCCGCATTGCtcttgtaaaaatgaaaattgctcGTCCGGTCATTTAAGTATGAAGGACGACTTGAAATGCGATCAGGAACCTGAAATCGTCGCGAAAAGTCCCGATAGTCGCGATCGTTGCAGTCCAACGTTGAGTAGTAGCGATTTGCAACACGTTTTAGATTATATTCACGACCTGGATCGTGCGGACGGACGCGCCGTATCGCCGCCATTAGACGTCAATTTACTCGACGATCTGCCGAGTCCGGTTCACGATCCATTGTTGTTGATGGACgggcatcatcatcatcatcatcatcatcatcaccgaTATTCCTCAAACGTTTACCACGACGAATCACCACCGATGAACGCGATCGGGTATTTATTGCGCGATGAAAAATCCGACAGAGTTTCGACGATGAAACTGAATACGACGATTTCGCCGCAGAAACTACAACTGGATTCGATTGACAGGAAACAGAAACCGATCGCCGATCGCATTCGGAGCGATGTTTtgccgacgccgccgccgtcCCCGGTGTCGAACACCGGCGACACGAAACGAATCCCCTCCGTCGAGGGCACGCTGAACACGGAAACGGCTTCCGAATGTTATATACGGGATCCACCGATCGTGACGCGTAATCAGTCGCTCGTCAGCGGAAGTAAATCGCTCTCCGATAATGCGGCGAGCGTTCAAAGTTTCGGCTGTAAAAGGAATTCGGGTgtcgatattttcaaaaacggCGAACTGCCGTCGGTTGTCATTCGTCCGCAGACGTCTCGGCTCGGGGTAAAAATACCGGTTTGTACTAGTTTAAATGCGATTGAAGACCGAGGGTCGAGATCTCAGGTTTCGATCGACGATAATATGTCTTGCAGTCAACAAGATAGCACGCGACCATGTATCAACAACGTGAGGATCGAACCGCAGTCGCAGCATGTGAAGGCGTCTTATCAGCGGCAATCGCTGGAGAGCTCGACGAGCAGGGCAATGAAAATTCAGCCCGATACCGCGAAGGAAAGTTGCCGTCGACGGATGACTGCCATGACGGCGGCTGCGGCTTCGACCCTTTCTGCTCTGTCGCGAAACGAATGCGGGTCGTATGAGTCGTCGTCGACGAGGCGCGCTCCGAATACGGCGCTGCCCGCTAAGGCCGTCCAACTGATGAATGACTGGTATGAGAAAAATTTGCAGAATCCCTACCCGAAACGGGAAACCGTGATCAATATGGCCGAAGAAGGAAATATTTCCGTGAATCAG GTGCGTTCCTGGTTCTCGAACAAACGCAATCGCAGTAATAACACGCGCGCTAAAAACCACAAACGCAAATTCGAAGAACGCCTTTCGAGTTTGTGTCACGAGCTGTTGAACCCGGAGAAAAAGGCGGCCGTCGATTCGCAGTACGTTGTCGGCGAACTGGTCGACCTGCTCGGAAAAGTTCAAGGTCGTGCGAACGTGCGAGACTGA